One Amorphoplanes digitatis genomic window carries:
- a CDS encoding winged helix DNA-binding domain-containing protein: MLTWDRVLSWRMRRQLLDRPSGTDAERVVERLCGVQAQVASAADQAIAARLPAPARGGARRALDDRRLIKVWAMRGTLHLLSARDAPAFLSLMAAARTWEKPSWQKTFATAAQIAAIADATRAALHGRTLTREQLAAEIMRRTGDDSLAGPLGSGWSTVLKPLAWQGLLCNGPNDGNKVTFTAPETWLADWPGLPEPDEAARRVIPAYLGAYGPATMDAFDQWLIRGGSRKASLRGWFAALTRSGEITEVTVDGVAAYARTEDVDDIAGAGPMTGVRLLPAFDQFVLGPGTTDEHIIAPHRRALVSRAAGWISPVVVAGGRVAGVWEQGDTFEVTLFPEAGDVSEAELAAEATRIAGTDVGLVVKRRHLE, translated from the coding sequence ATGCTGACCTGGGATCGGGTGCTGTCGTGGCGGATGCGCCGGCAGCTCCTCGACCGGCCGTCGGGAACCGACGCCGAGCGCGTCGTCGAGCGGCTGTGCGGCGTGCAGGCGCAGGTCGCCTCCGCCGCCGACCAGGCCATCGCGGCGCGCCTTCCGGCGCCGGCCCGCGGCGGGGCACGCCGGGCCCTCGACGACCGTCGGCTGATCAAGGTCTGGGCGATGCGGGGCACGCTGCACCTGCTGAGCGCGAGGGACGCGCCCGCCTTCCTGAGCCTGATGGCGGCCGCCCGCACCTGGGAGAAGCCGTCCTGGCAGAAGACGTTCGCCACCGCGGCCCAGATCGCCGCCATCGCCGACGCCACCCGCGCCGCCCTGCACGGCCGGACCCTCACCCGGGAGCAGCTCGCCGCGGAGATCATGCGGCGCACCGGCGACGACTCGCTCGCCGGGCCGCTCGGCTCGGGCTGGTCCACGGTCCTCAAGCCGCTGGCCTGGCAGGGCCTGCTGTGCAACGGGCCGAACGACGGCAACAAGGTCACTTTCACCGCGCCGGAGACGTGGCTCGCGGACTGGCCGGGCCTGCCGGAGCCCGACGAGGCGGCGCGGCGCGTCATCCCGGCATATCTGGGCGCCTACGGTCCGGCCACCATGGACGCCTTCGACCAGTGGCTCATCCGCGGCGGTTCGAGGAAGGCCTCGCTGAGGGGCTGGTTCGCCGCGCTGACCCGGTCGGGCGAGATCACCGAGGTGACGGTGGACGGGGTGGCGGCGTACGCCCGCACCGAGGATGTGGATGACATCGCCGGCGCCGGGCCGATGACCGGTGTCCGGCTGCTGCCCGCGTTCGACCAGTTCGTGCTCGGTCCGGGGACCACGGACGAGCACATCATCGCGCCGCACCGGCGGGCGCTGGTCAGCAGGGCGGCCGGCTGGATCTCGCCCGTCGTGGTGGCCGGCGGGCGGGTCGCCGGCGTCTGGGAGCAGGGCGACACCTTCGAGGTCACGCTCTTCCCGGAGGCGGGCGACGTCTCCGAGGCGGAGCTGGCCGCGGAGGCGACCAGGATCGCCGGCACCGACGTAGGACTGGTGGTGAAGCGTCGTCACCTAGAGTGA
- the adhE gene encoding bifunctional acetaldehyde-CoA/alcohol dehydrogenase: MTDVSIMIDGLASAGLKALADYEAFDQEQIDHIVKKASVAALDQHAELARLAVEETGRGIFEDKAVKNIFACEHVTHSMASLRTVGVISEDDVTGITEIADPVGVIAGITPTTNPTSTAIFKALLALKTRNPIVFAFHPAAQRCSVAAARVVRDAAIAAGAPENCIQWIEHPSVEATTALMHHSGIATILATGGNNMVKAAYSAGKPALGVGAGNVPAWIEASAKLPRAVNDIVLSKSFDNGMVCASEQAAIIDDTIYDAALEEFRGLGAYLVSAEEKQKLEEFIFGTAAFGTSCSGARLNHDVVGMSPAWIAENAGFSVPPETSVLLAEVGEVGVNEPLTREKLCPVLAVLRVGSREEGMRAATEMVEFHGLGHSAVIHTEDPDLVVEFGKRVRAVRVIWNSPASQGGIGDMYNAFLPSLTLGCGSYGGNSVSDNVSAVNLINIKRIGRRTNNMQWFKVPSKIYFEPHAIRYLSDMPDVRRVTVVTDATMTRLGFVDRISRVLQRHPNRVVLQIIDDIEPEPRMTTVDRGAELMRAFRPDTIIALGGGSAMDAAKVMWLKYEHPEVDFEDMRQKFFDIRKRAFAFPALGERARLVCVPTTSGTGAEVTPFAVITDHRTGKKYPLADYALTPTVAIVDSALTASMPRAIAADSGFDALTHAIEAYVSVYANDFTDGLALHAIRLIFANLEDSVMNGDADARERMHNAGTIAGMAFGSAFLGIVHAMSHTLGGTYHIAHGRTNAVLLPHVIRYNGSAPSKLSGWPKYESYTAPRRFAEIAGMLGLPADSPDEAVEALAAAVERLRTAVGIESSFAELGIDEQTFLAALPQQALNAYEDQCAPANPRAPMLDDMQKLMVAAYHGTRPELPGRRPDARTRVKIRAESPAAAR, encoded by the coding sequence ATGACCGATGTCTCGATCATGATCGATGGCCTGGCGTCCGCCGGGTTGAAGGCCCTCGCCGACTACGAGGCCTTCGACCAGGAGCAGATCGACCACATCGTGAAGAAGGCCTCGGTCGCGGCCCTCGACCAGCACGCCGAGCTGGCGCGACTCGCCGTCGAGGAGACCGGCCGGGGCATCTTCGAGGACAAGGCCGTCAAGAACATCTTCGCGTGCGAGCACGTCACGCACAGCATGGCGAGCCTGCGCACCGTCGGCGTGATCAGCGAGGACGACGTCACCGGGATCACGGAGATCGCCGATCCGGTCGGCGTGATCGCCGGGATCACCCCGACCACCAACCCGACCTCGACGGCGATCTTCAAGGCCCTGCTGGCGCTCAAGACCCGCAACCCGATCGTGTTCGCGTTCCACCCGGCCGCGCAGCGGTGCAGCGTCGCCGCGGCACGGGTCGTCCGGGACGCCGCGATCGCGGCCGGGGCGCCGGAGAACTGCATCCAGTGGATCGAGCACCCGTCCGTCGAGGCCACCACCGCCCTCATGCACCACAGCGGCATCGCCACGATCCTGGCCACCGGCGGCAACAACATGGTCAAGGCGGCGTACTCGGCGGGCAAGCCGGCGCTGGGCGTCGGTGCCGGCAACGTGCCGGCCTGGATCGAGGCGAGCGCGAAACTGCCGCGGGCCGTCAACGACATCGTGTTGTCGAAGTCGTTCGACAACGGCATGGTCTGCGCCTCCGAGCAGGCGGCGATCATCGACGACACGATTTACGACGCCGCGCTGGAGGAGTTCCGCGGGCTGGGCGCGTACCTGGTCTCCGCCGAGGAGAAGCAGAAGCTGGAGGAGTTCATCTTCGGCACCGCCGCCTTCGGCACCTCGTGCAGCGGCGCGCGGCTCAACCACGACGTGGTGGGCATGTCACCGGCCTGGATCGCCGAGAACGCCGGGTTCAGCGTCCCGCCGGAGACCTCGGTGCTGCTGGCCGAGGTCGGCGAGGTCGGCGTGAACGAGCCGCTGACGCGGGAGAAGCTGTGCCCGGTCCTGGCCGTGCTGCGGGTCGGCTCGCGCGAGGAGGGCATGCGGGCCGCCACCGAGATGGTGGAGTTCCACGGGCTCGGCCACAGCGCGGTGATCCACACCGAGGACCCGGACCTCGTCGTGGAGTTCGGTAAGCGGGTCAGGGCGGTCCGGGTGATCTGGAACTCGCCGGCGTCGCAGGGCGGCATCGGCGACATGTACAACGCGTTCCTGCCGTCGCTGACGCTGGGCTGCGGCAGCTACGGCGGCAACTCGGTCTCGGACAACGTGTCGGCGGTCAACCTCATCAACATCAAGCGGATCGGGCGGCGCACCAACAACATGCAGTGGTTCAAGGTGCCGTCGAAGATCTACTTCGAGCCGCACGCCATCCGCTACCTGAGCGACATGCCCGACGTGCGGCGGGTCACCGTCGTCACCGACGCGACGATGACCCGGCTCGGCTTCGTCGACCGGATCAGCCGGGTACTCCAGCGTCACCCGAACCGGGTGGTGCTCCAGATCATCGACGACATCGAACCGGAACCGCGGATGACCACCGTCGACCGCGGCGCCGAGCTGATGCGCGCGTTCCGCCCGGACACGATCATCGCGCTCGGCGGCGGCTCGGCGATGGACGCGGCCAAGGTGATGTGGCTCAAGTACGAGCACCCGGAGGTCGACTTCGAGGACATGCGGCAGAAGTTCTTCGACATCCGCAAGCGGGCGTTCGCGTTCCCGGCCCTCGGCGAGCGGGCCCGGCTGGTCTGCGTGCCGACGACGTCGGGCACCGGCGCGGAGGTGACGCCGTTCGCGGTCATCACCGACCACCGCACCGGCAAGAAGTACCCGCTCGCCGACTACGCGCTGACCCCGACGGTCGCGATCGTCGATTCGGCGCTGACCGCGAGCATGCCGCGGGCGATCGCCGCCGACAGCGGGTTCGACGCGCTCACCCACGCGATCGAGGCGTACGTGTCGGTCTACGCCAACGACTTCACCGACGGCCTCGCCCTGCACGCCATCCGGCTGATCTTCGCCAACCTCGAGGACTCGGTGATGAACGGCGACGCCGACGCCCGGGAGCGGATGCACAACGCCGGCACGATCGCCGGGATGGCGTTCGGCAGCGCCTTCCTCGGCATCGTGCACGCCATGTCACACACGCTCGGCGGCACGTACCACATCGCGCACGGCCGCACCAACGCGGTGCTGCTGCCGCACGTGATCCGCTACAACGGCAGCGCGCCCTCGAAGCTGTCCGGCTGGCCGAAGTACGAGAGCTACACCGCGCCGCGGCGCTTCGCCGAGATCGCCGGCATGCTCGGCCTGCCGGCCGACAGCCCGGACGAGGCGGTGGAGGCGCTCGCCGCCGCGGTCGAGCGGCTGCGGACCGCGGTCGGCATCGAGTCGTCGTTCGCGGAGCTCGGCATCGACGAGCAGACGTTCCTCGCCGCGCTGCCGCAGCAGGCCCTCAACGCGTACGAGGACCAGTGCGCGCCGGCCAACCCGCGCGCGCCGATGCTCGACGACATGCAGAAGCTCATGGTCGCGGCCTACCACGGGACCCGGCCGGAGCTGCCGGGGCGCCGGCCCGATGCGCGTACCAGGGTGAAGATCCGCGCGGAGTCGCCCGCCGCCGCGCGCTGA
- a CDS encoding GNAT family N-acetyltransferase produces the protein MGDPHSGTGSVSAETPAVRIVQLNGAVFHALARGDLAAAEAASPVPLSDYLAGPQCHGLWQRRAEQCDRDPASAAWVTGIVWDQRLSLAVGAAGFHGPPDGSGMVEIGYRIDPVHRRRGYARAALEALLARAAGEPEVRRVRVSIRPDNLPSSRLALQYGFRQIGEQWDDEDGPELVYEIP, from the coding sequence GTGGGTGATCCGCATTCCGGCACCGGCTCGGTCTCGGCCGAGACGCCGGCCGTTCGCATCGTGCAGCTGAACGGCGCGGTGTTCCACGCCCTGGCCCGGGGCGACCTGGCCGCCGCGGAGGCCGCAAGCCCGGTGCCGCTCTCGGACTACCTGGCCGGCCCGCAGTGCCACGGCCTGTGGCAGAGGCGCGCCGAGCAGTGCGACCGGGACCCGGCCAGCGCGGCCTGGGTGACCGGCATCGTCTGGGACCAGCGGCTGTCCCTCGCGGTCGGCGCGGCCGGCTTCCACGGGCCACCGGACGGCAGCGGCATGGTGGAGATCGGCTACCGCATCGACCCGGTCCACCGACGTCGCGGCTACGCGCGCGCCGCCCTCGAGGCGCTGCTGGCCCGCGCCGCGGGGGAGCCCGAGGTCCGCCGGGTCCGGGTCAGCATCCGGCCCGACAACCTGCCCTCGTCACGCCTGGCGCTCCAGTACGGCTTCCGCCAGATCGGCGAGCAATGGGACGACGAGGACGGGCCGGAGCTGGTCTACGAGATCCCGTGA
- a CDS encoding AfsR/SARP family transcriptional regulator has product MTDGSSAVPLRFEILGSVRAYRGSEPVDLGPPRQQAVLAILLLHAGRPVPVHRIVAALWSGDPPENGVDVVQRYVGALRRALDPQRTSLIALTDGGYVLRADENAVDAEVFRAALARARAEHATDEIRRALDGWRDEPLAGLTGPVFEAARAQLNDERATATDLLAEPAPTRPVTADPIPTRPATAEPTPAGPAADPAFTRPVTAEPTPAGPAAEPAPTRPVTAQPAPTRPVTAEPAPTTPITAEPAPAGPVTAEPAYPAPVDPWDGHQLFPPDPLSMA; this is encoded by the coding sequence ATGACCGACGGCTCGTCCGCCGTGCCGCTGCGGTTCGAGATCCTCGGCTCGGTCCGCGCCTACCGGGGCTCCGAACCGGTGGACCTCGGGCCGCCCCGGCAGCAGGCGGTCCTCGCCATCCTGCTGCTGCACGCCGGCCGGCCCGTGCCGGTGCACCGCATCGTCGCCGCGCTCTGGAGCGGCGATCCGCCGGAGAACGGCGTCGACGTGGTGCAGCGGTATGTCGGCGCGCTGCGCCGTGCCCTCGACCCGCAGCGGACGTCGCTCATCGCGCTGACCGACGGCGGTTACGTGCTCCGCGCCGACGAGAACGCCGTCGACGCCGAGGTCTTCCGCGCCGCGCTGGCCCGGGCGCGCGCCGAACACGCGACCGACGAGATACGCCGGGCGCTCGACGGCTGGCGGGACGAGCCGCTGGCCGGCCTCACCGGGCCGGTCTTCGAGGCCGCCCGCGCCCAGCTCAACGACGAACGCGCCACCGCAACGGACCTCCTCGCCGAACCCGCCCCCACCCGTCCGGTAACGGCCGACCCCATCCCCACCCGGCCGGCAACGGCGGAACCAACCCCCGCCGGACCGGCGGCGGATCCCGCCTTCACCCGGCCGGTAACGGCGGAACCGACGCCCGCAGGGCCGGCGGCGGAACCCGCGCCCACCCGGCCGGTAACGGCGCAACCCGCCCCCACCCGGCCGGTAACGGCGGAACCCGCCCCCACCACGCCGATCACAGCGGAACCTGCCCCTGCGGGACCGGTCACGGCGGAGCCCGCCTACCCCGCGCCGGTCGATCCTTGGGACGGGCACCAGCTCTTCCCACCCGACCCGCTGTCGATGGCCTGA
- a CDS encoding DUF4396 domain-containing protein, with protein MTQATWRTAAAATLHCLTGCAIGEVLGMVIGTAAGLHNAATVALSIALAFVFGYALTMRGVLRAGVGLRAALKIALAADTVSIAVMELIDNAVIVAVPGAMDAGLTSALFWGALAFSLVVAFVLTTPVNRWMISRGRGHAVVHHYHHAH; from the coding sequence ATGACTCAGGCGACATGGAGGACTGCGGCGGCGGCGACGCTGCACTGCCTCACCGGCTGCGCGATCGGCGAGGTGCTCGGCATGGTGATCGGCACCGCGGCCGGGCTGCACAACGCCGCCACCGTGGCGCTCTCGATCGCCCTGGCGTTCGTGTTCGGCTACGCGCTGACCATGCGGGGCGTGCTGCGCGCCGGCGTCGGCCTCCGGGCCGCGCTGAAGATCGCGCTGGCGGCCGACACCGTCTCGATCGCCGTGATGGAGCTGATCGACAACGCGGTCATCGTCGCGGTGCCCGGCGCGATGGACGCCGGGCTGACCAGTGCGCTGTTCTGGGGCGCCCTGGCGTTCTCGCTGGTGGTGGCGTTCGTGCTGACCACCCCGGTGAACCGGTGGATGATCTCGCGGGGCCGGGGCCACGCGGTGGTGCACCATTACCATCACGCACACTGA
- a CDS encoding serine hydrolase domain-containing protein codes for MGDADEWMRGFRAIAAPESEQERFAGAVLVCRRDERILAEAYGMADRERKIPNEVSTRFRNGSLTKMFTAVAVVRLIQAGLVDPDAPVGTYLSDYPNSEVASKVTVHHLLTHTGGTGDFFSPEYEEHRTELRTVADYLRLFGERARRFEPGAWFDYSNYGFILLGAVIERVSGQSYYDYVDDHVFAPAGMRRSGALPFDTPVADLAVGYTAEDGQVFRDTDTLPYRGSPAGGGYTTVEDLWRFATALTGNRLLDARHTALMTTAKLNAGWSGRCVAYGFVDRTVYGIRTLGHTGGSPGASAELTIFPDSGHVVAVLANLDPPIASQVSEFICHRLPVSRTARCRTC; via the coding sequence ATGGGTGACGCTGACGAATGGATGCGCGGCTTCCGGGCGATCGCGGCACCGGAGTCCGAACAGGAGCGATTCGCCGGAGCCGTGCTGGTCTGTCGGCGCGACGAGAGGATCCTGGCCGAGGCGTACGGCATGGCGGACCGGGAGCGGAAGATCCCGAACGAGGTGTCGACCCGCTTCCGCAACGGTTCGCTCACCAAGATGTTCACCGCGGTGGCGGTGGTGCGGCTGATCCAGGCCGGCCTGGTGGATCCCGACGCGCCGGTGGGCACCTACCTGAGCGACTACCCCAACTCCGAGGTCGCCAGCAAGGTCACCGTCCATCACCTGCTGACCCACACCGGCGGCACCGGGGACTTCTTCTCGCCGGAGTACGAGGAACATCGCACCGAGCTCCGCACCGTCGCGGACTACCTGCGGCTGTTCGGCGAGCGGGCACGGCGCTTCGAGCCCGGCGCCTGGTTCGACTACAGCAACTACGGGTTCATCCTGCTGGGCGCCGTGATCGAGCGGGTCAGCGGGCAGAGCTACTACGACTACGTCGACGACCACGTGTTCGCGCCGGCGGGGATGCGGCGCAGCGGCGCGCTGCCGTTCGACACGCCGGTGGCCGATCTGGCCGTCGGATACACGGCCGAGGACGGGCAGGTCTTCCGCGACACCGACACCCTGCCGTACCGGGGCTCGCCCGCGGGCGGCGGCTACACCACTGTCGAGGACCTGTGGCGGTTCGCCACCGCGCTGACCGGCAACCGGCTGCTCGACGCGCGGCACACCGCCCTGATGACCACGGCGAAGCTGAACGCCGGCTGGAGCGGCAGGTGCGTCGCCTACGGCTTCGTCGATCGCACGGTCTACGGCATCCGTACGCTCGGCCACACCGGCGGATCGCCGGGCGCGAGCGCCGAGCTGACGATTTTTCCCGACTCCGGCCATGTCGTCGCCGTGCTGGCCAACCTCGACCCGCCCATCGCCTCGCAGGTCTCCGAGTTCATCTGCCACCGCCTGCCCGTCAGCCGAACAGCGCGGTGCCGTACTTGCTGA
- a CDS encoding DsbA family protein has protein sequence MAKQPGKGARTVAVKADGGPRWPLIVGAVVIVGLVVAIVVTIVKSGDTDSTVRPAVSGPVVPPQGSEDGALVTGRAEAPVRLEVYADYMCPYCGRFERANGAEIARLIGAGTVRQYLHPLAFLDEQSEGTRYSSRAANAAATVQDQAPDKLLAFNAALYADQPAEGSKGLSDEQIAGLARQAGVPEPVVATFDRGTFEPWVAAGTDAAFAAGLQGTPFVKIDGKVFEGDLYTVGPLTQAITQAAG, from the coding sequence GTGGCCAAGCAACCGGGCAAGGGCGCAAGGACGGTCGCCGTGAAGGCCGACGGCGGGCCGCGGTGGCCGCTGATCGTCGGCGCGGTCGTCATCGTCGGGCTGGTCGTCGCGATCGTGGTCACGATCGTGAAGAGCGGCGACACCGATTCCACGGTCCGGCCCGCCGTGTCCGGTCCGGTCGTGCCGCCGCAGGGCAGCGAGGACGGCGCGCTGGTCACCGGCCGCGCCGAGGCACCGGTCCGGCTGGAGGTGTACGCGGACTACATGTGCCCGTACTGCGGCCGGTTCGAACGCGCCAACGGCGCCGAGATCGCCCGGCTGATCGGCGCCGGCACCGTGCGCCAGTACCTGCACCCGCTGGCCTTCCTCGACGAGCAGTCGGAGGGGACCCGCTACTCCAGCCGGGCCGCCAACGCCGCCGCGACCGTGCAGGACCAGGCGCCGGACAAGCTGCTCGCGTTCAACGCGGCGCTCTACGCCGACCAGCCCGCCGAGGGCAGCAAGGGCCTGTCCGACGAGCAGATCGCCGGGCTGGCCCGCCAGGCCGGCGTGCCGGAGCCGGTCGTCGCCACGTTCGACCGGGGGACCTTCGAGCCGTGGGTCGCCGCCGGAACCGACGCGGCGTTCGCCGCGGGCCTCCAGGGCACGCCGTTCGTGAAGATCGACGGCAAGGTGTTCGAGGGCGACCTGTACACGGTCGGCCCGCTGACCCAGGCGATCACCCAGGCGGCCGGCTGA
- a CDS encoding vitamin K epoxide reductase family protein: MRDPLTWFRQLRHADAWIYGTMLFSACLSLLASFVLSVDAVRLAADPHLNLSCDINDVISCGTVAESWQAQLFGFPNAFLGLVAEPVVITIAVASLAGVRFPRGFMFAAQVVYTVGVVFAYWLLYQAMVNIGALCPWCLLVTVSTTLVFGTLTHVNIRDDNLYLPERAQRAAARFIDADYDVLVITIWLLTLALIVVSKYGTALFG, encoded by the coding sequence ATGCGGGACCCGCTGACCTGGTTCCGTCAGCTGCGCCACGCCGACGCCTGGATCTACGGCACGATGCTGTTCTCGGCGTGCCTGAGCCTGCTTGCCTCGTTCGTCCTGTCGGTCGACGCGGTGCGCCTGGCCGCGGACCCGCACCTCAACCTCTCCTGCGACATCAACGACGTGATCAGCTGCGGCACGGTCGCGGAGAGCTGGCAGGCGCAGCTGTTCGGCTTCCCGAACGCGTTCCTCGGGCTGGTCGCGGAGCCCGTCGTGATCACCATCGCCGTCGCGAGCCTGGCGGGGGTCCGGTTCCCCCGCGGGTTCATGTTCGCCGCCCAGGTGGTCTACACCGTCGGCGTCGTCTTCGCGTACTGGCTGCTGTACCAGGCGATGGTCAACATCGGCGCGCTGTGCCCGTGGTGCCTGCTGGTCACCGTCTCCACCACGCTGGTCTTCGGCACGCTCACCCACGTGAACATCCGGGACGACAACCTGTATCTGCCCGAGCGGGCGCAGCGGGCCGCGGCCCGCTTCATCGACGCGGACTACGACGTCCTCGTGATCACGATCTGGCTGCTCACCCTCGCCCTGATCGTCGTCAGCAAGTACGGCACCGCGCTGTTCGGCTGA
- a CDS encoding choice-of-anchor B family protein, with protein sequence MLRGVRRTTLAATTLLLLLAFAGPPATAHDPDTPEGKTEQAELLRIYEPTWRSGERLAGAPVTCVNGLADKYPCKNVDLLSFLPQSALGGGGSSSMWYWSDTTDSNEYILYCRSNGVSFVNVTDPGNPRYLGNLPSANGVSSSWCDIRTYRNYAYIGKDSVSHGIQIFNLNKLRGVTTPQTFTADARFTGLTNSHTLWINQTTGFLYVSGASTCSKGLTIYDIKTALTLRQVGCYNREVYSHESVVVNYAGPDTRYTGREIAFNFTGQGKRFQILDVTDKANIKVLSSVTHPGASFIHQGFATADYKHMIVNDETISTRGGSPEFVYNIEKLDAARYVGKDVAVRGEFVNHNGYTVGNRHYQAAYRGGLRILDTSSAASAQLPEVGYFDVDPASNASGYSGSWMALPYLKNGVVAVQSIGVGLFLVRPTGAAAVR encoded by the coding sequence ATGCTCCGAGGAGTACGTCGCACGACGCTTGCCGCCACCACGCTCCTGCTGTTGCTGGCCTTCGCGGGTCCGCCGGCCACCGCGCACGACCCGGACACCCCGGAGGGCAAGACCGAGCAGGCGGAGCTGCTCCGCATCTACGAGCCCACCTGGCGCAGCGGCGAGCGACTCGCCGGCGCGCCGGTGACCTGCGTCAACGGCCTCGCCGACAAGTACCCGTGCAAGAACGTCGACCTGCTCAGCTTCCTGCCGCAGTCCGCGCTGGGCGGCGGCGGCTCGTCGAGCATGTGGTACTGGTCCGACACCACCGACAGCAACGAATACATTCTGTACTGCCGCTCCAACGGCGTGTCCTTCGTCAACGTCACCGACCCGGGCAACCCGAGATACCTCGGGAATCTGCCGTCCGCGAATGGCGTCAGCTCGTCCTGGTGCGACATCCGCACCTACCGGAACTACGCCTACATCGGCAAGGATTCGGTATCGCACGGCATCCAGATCTTCAACCTCAACAAATTGCGCGGCGTGACCACACCGCAGACGTTCACCGCCGACGCCCGCTTCACCGGCCTGACGAACAGCCACACCCTGTGGATCAACCAGACCACCGGCTTCCTGTACGTCTCCGGGGCGAGCACCTGTAGCAAGGGCCTCACCATCTACGACATCAAGACGGCGCTCACGCTCCGGCAGGTCGGGTGCTACAACCGTGAGGTCTATTCGCACGAATCCGTCGTGGTGAACTACGCCGGCCCGGACACCCGGTACACCGGCCGGGAGATCGCGTTCAACTTCACCGGCCAGGGCAAGCGGTTCCAGATCCTCGACGTCACCGACAAGGCGAACATCAAGGTCCTGTCCAGCGTCACCCACCCGGGCGCCAGCTTCATCCACCAGGGCTTCGCGACCGCCGACTACAAGCACATGATCGTCAACGACGAGACGATCAGCACGCGCGGCGGCAGCCCCGAGTTCGTCTACAACATCGAGAAGCTCGACGCCGCCCGCTACGTCGGCAAGGACGTCGCCGTCCGCGGCGAGTTCGTCAACCACAACGGCTACACGGTCGGCAATCGGCACTACCAGGCGGCCTACCGCGGCGGCCTGCGGATCCTCGACACCTCGTCCGCCGCCTCGGCACAGCTGCCCGAGGTCGGCTACTTCGACGTCGACCCGGCCTCCAACGCCAGCGGCTACAGCGGCAGCTGGATGGCCCTGCCGTACCTGAAGAACGGAGTGGTCGCCGTGCAGAGCATCGGCGTCGGGCTGTTCCTCGTGCGGCCCACCGGCGCGGCGGCCGTACGCTGA